Genomic DNA from Euleptes europaea isolate rEulEur1 chromosome 14, rEulEur1.hap1, whole genome shotgun sequence:
GACTCAAGCCAGTGAGCCAGGCTGTATGCTGCAGAGGCATATGTATCCTTGGCAGAGAAAAAACTAAAGAACacccacaaagctgccttatactgaatccgaccactggcccatcaaagtcagtattgtctactcagaccggcagcggctctttgagttctcaggctgaggtctttcacatcacctcctgaaAAATCCTACAACCCCAACACTGCAAACCAATCCCACCTAGGGAAAATTCCTTCTAGACCCTACCTATGACATCAGGAGAGAAACCTGAATATCATCAAAGCCTCAGGGTCTTTGGGAAGTCTTATGTTTGCACGAGTCTCAGAACTGACTCATGTTCACACAGCGCTGGACACACAGAACGAGTTACCTCTGTCTAAGCCGGAAAACATCCCGTCCCGAGTGCAAGACATCCTGGCGAACGTCTGCCAGGGCCGCCACGGCACCTTGGGCAACAGCGGCCGCCGAATGAGGCCTGTGATTGGCTGCCGGCGCTGCTCCTCCCGCTGGGCTCTTCCCCATCGTGCCGGACGGGGCCGGTTTACTCGAGCCGGGTTTAAAATGAGCAGCTAAGGCAAGGATCAGCCTCATGATGGATTTCAGGTTGCCGTCGACGATGTCTACAAAACACAATCAAACACCCCAGGTCAAGGTTATTTCGATGAAATCCGGCAGGCCTCAGACTGGACAACACTAATGGCTGGTGTTAAACTCAAGAAGGGCCTTCTGAGGGTGAAGTGACAAAGAACACCAGGCTGCCAATGAAAACCGCAGCCCTGTGTCAAATTCTCACCTTTCAACTTGTCTCCTTGTCCTGACATCACTACAATGAACATATTACTGCTGTTTtcagtcgtttatgcatgggagttttacctgaggttcattgctccctggacccacactttcctgttgggaatctatgcaccagcagtctccaagctcaaatcaagtcccctggAGCAGCCTGTGCTCTTTGAAACGTAGATGCAGCTACTAGGACTTTACGACAGGCGAGGCAGAGAGGTATAGTGATTAGATGGTTGAACTAGGACAGGgcagacccgggttcaaatcccccctcaacCACAAAAGCACATTGTATTGGCTGGCCTTGGGTCAGTCTCTCTTCCTAACCTATCTCGCAGGACTGCTGTGCAACCAAAATGAGAGCTAGGAAAACCAAGCAAACCAgtcccttggagaaagggcaggataaaaaatatgATTTGATTGATGACACAGCCAAGGATAAAACAAGTCAAAACAAAATCACTGACTGACACCTACAGGCCAACCTTCTGAATGCGCAGGGTACACCCGGGACTTCTAGAGGGGATAACGTCTCATGTTTATGGGGATGTCGTCcactgagctccccctcattggcagtctttaagcagaggctggacattcACTTggcaaggatgctctaggctgatcctgcattgaacagggggttggactagagggcctgtacacccccttccaactctatgattctaacccaacCTACGGGACTACGGAAGGAAGGACCATGAAATGCACCGGTGCGTCTTTTCCAAGGGATCCAGATTTCTTTCCCTCCAGGAAGTCCTTCTACTGCACAGACATCCCGTTTTATAAGCGTTCAAAACACCTTCTCTTCTACTGGGGAAAAAGCAATTAACCTCTAGCTAAGTGAAACACAGTTTTGCCCcccttcccaacacacacacataccatggcaaggcttttttttttagctttatttatttagaggcaCATAGCTGAAGCATGACATGCACCCTTTCCATAGCTACTACCGTTGCTCACTGCAGAATGAGATACCCAGTTTCGGAAACAGATGTGCCAATGCCGGAGGATCGATTATGATAGACACCCAAGATTCTACCAGTCGTTTCCCAGGATTCCACCTAAAGTGGAAGGATGACCAGCCCCTTGTTAAAACATACATAAACCAGGTTTTCCTGAATTCCATGGAAGTCTCAGATTGTCCCAGCTGTAGTTTATGTAAAACCTGGGGAAAAAACTCTTGTGTAACATCAAACTAAGAAAGGGAGGGTGGTATTGCACAGCCTCTTGTCGGCACAGAAGGCCCACTGTTTTCCCCAAATACTGAAAGGATGCCCAACTGATGTTTATAACCTGCAGGGCTGTGCTCTTCTTTTTCAGGGAACAATGTGAGGATCAGGCGCTTTGCGTTTCCAAGTGAAGCTACTGTACCCCTTCTCGGCCACACCCCAGGCCCCTGGGAGACGCAAACATTGAGGGCACTGTGAAACCAGCAAGAAATGAACGTCCCTTCCTATTCATGTGATGCCTGTGACTCAGCTGACGCCTGGGCAAGGCTGAAAAGCTGTTGGCGTTGCCTCCGAGATCTCTTTTCCACCACGTGTTCCGTTCCGCTCAGCAATGGAAAAGATGGTAAACATGGTTTGCAAGGCAAAGAGTGCTGCTTGTTTCTATGGACGGGTATTTGTGTACTCGGTAGGTTCATTTGCTTATACGTAGAGCGCTCACCTTTAGCCGAGGTCTGGTGCATACGGATCTTTTTGGAGGCCACGAACTGCAGGACTTTCTCCACGTTTTCCTTCATTTCCTGCTGGCTGGTGGGGCTGACCTGCACCCCGCTCAGTCTCTCGCCAGCTGAGAAAGAGACATAACGCTGGTTATCAGCAAGAAGGAACCTGCGTTACAATAAGGGCTGGCTCCAGCAGATTCTGCTGGACGGGGGTGAGCCTCCCAAGCCATTCCTCCTAGGATGCAGAGGGGAGAATAAGCTGTGATTCTGCCCGTCCTCTTAGGGTACTGAAAAGCTGCAATAATTAGGACGAGCGTATATCCTGCCGTAAAGAGCCATCTATCATTATCTGCTGTATCAGCTGGAGGCGGctcctggctggctggcacaGTGTGCCGTGCCGCCTTTGAAAAGACCGGCATTTGTCTCCCCAGCCGTATGTCGCAGCCTATTATTTCCTTCTTTCAAATAAATATTGGCATCTCAGCAAAATCAACACCCATAGAAGCCCTGTGAGCGAGTAAAACAGTGGCTCATATACTCTCCATCATTTGGCaaagacagcagcagcaggaggaggaggaggaggaggaagaggagaaagaagaagaggaggaagaggagttgggttttatatgccgtctttctctgccacttaaggaagaatcaaactggtttacaatcaccttcccttcacctccccacaacagacactctgtgaggcaggggggctgagagagcactaagagagctgtgactagcccaaggtcacccagctggcttcatatgtaggagtggagaatcaaacccggttcaccagattagcctccaccactcatgtggaggagtggggaatcaaatccggttctccggatcagagtccaccgctccaaaccaccactcttaaccactacaccacgttggctcagcTTGAGTGGCTCAGATGGCTGCCCTCAACCTCCTATGTCTGCCTAATCCTCACACCACAAAAAAGTGTGGCCTTTTATGCGGGCACGTTTCCCCGCTGGCActcccaccaactgcttcagggcttccttttgactatgcatgcctttcccaaccgtcagaagttgcctcaTTCTCCCCGAGGGtcttgcccgcattttccagattttggctaaagcagcatctggaaaacatgggcaaaacgtatggggagagcgaggcaacctctgatgggcggaaaaaaCATGCATCATctaaaggaagccctgaaacagTCATTGCGAGAAagcgcccctgcataaaaggcctgctACAAGAGATCCTCAAAGTCGGCCATTTGGAAAGCCAGTTTGCAGCCCTGACTGGGGTGAGTAAATTAGTTTGCTCTGTGGATGACCTATGCTACTCCACCCCCAGCTGCTCGGATGCTGACTTAGTATTTGTATTGAAGGCCTTGTTTGTTCCACAGTTTGAATCAGACAGAAAAAATCTACGCAGCAGTTA
This window encodes:
- the LOC130486934 gene encoding dixin-like, with product MSTATKRELLSRVMDPQEPSCSTGRTQHQLQAYVAWVNSQLKKKPAVKPVQDLRRDLRDGVILASLVEIVAGERLSGVQVSPTSQQEMKENVEKVLQFVASKKIRMHQTSAKDIVDGNLKSIMRLILALAAHFKPGSSKPAPSGTMGKSPAGGAAPAANHRPHSAAAVAQGAVAALADVRQDVLHSGRDVFRLRQRNSSMDDEIEHPYWSVRALVQQYEGQQSTPSDSHSSR